A stretch of Christensenellaceae bacterium DNA encodes these proteins:
- the tsaD gene encoding tRNA (adenosine(37)-N6)-threonylcarbamoyltransferase complex transferase subunit TsaD gives MRYKVQKKLEDIIKNRGIEDVFVLAIETSCDETSAAVVKNGREVLSNIISSQIDIHKRFGGVVPEVASRSHTEAISGVVNEALNAAKIMLQQIDAVAVTYGAGLIGALMVGVSFAKALSYALGVPLIKVNHIKAHVAANYIINPDLKPPFMALIVSGGHTAIVSVTSYTEQKLIGSTVDDAIGEAYDKVARVLGLEYPGGPKVDKLAKNGKNSIRFVKSETLKNSFDSSFSGLKTAVINYINTKKQRSEELNVEDICCSFQTEAVEGLISKTIRACLENNISTLVLAGGVAANSYIRQRAFEECKKHNITLCVPPLVYCTDNAAMVGVLGYYNLMAGEGIADDDLSAVSNLPL, from the coding sequence GTGAGATATAAAGTTCAAAAGAAACTTGAAGATATAATTAAAAACAGAGGCATTGAGGATGTCTTTGTTTTGGCCATTGAAACCAGCTGTGACGAAACATCTGCTGCGGTAGTAAAAAACGGCAGGGAGGTGCTCAGCAACATTATTTCGTCGCAGATTGACATACACAAACGCTTTGGCGGAGTGGTGCCCGAGGTGGCTTCGCGCAGTCATACTGAGGCTATTTCCGGTGTAGTAAATGAGGCTCTAAACGCCGCTAAAATTATGCTCCAGCAAATTGATGCTGTGGCAGTTACATACGGTGCAGGCCTAATTGGCGCCCTTATGGTGGGTGTGAGCTTCGCCAAGGCCCTCTCTTATGCCTTGGGTGTGCCTCTCATAAAAGTAAATCATATCAAGGCACATGTGGCGGCAAACTATATCATCAATCCTGACCTAAAACCGCCGTTTATGGCGCTGATTGTCAGCGGCGGACATACTGCCATTGTCAGTGTTACAAGCTATACTGAACAAAAGTTGATAGGCTCCACCGTGGATGACGCCATAGGCGAGGCATATGACAAAGTAGCAAGGGTTTTGGGGCTTGAATACCCCGGCGGACCTAAGGTAGATAAGCTTGCCAAAAACGGAAAGAACAGCATAAGATTTGTCAAAAGTGAAACGCTTAAAAACAGTTTTGACAGCAGCTTCAGCGGGCTTAAAACGGCTGTAATAAATTATATCAACACCAAAAAGCAGCGCAGCGAGGAGCTTAATGTAGAGGATATCTGCTGCTCGTTTCAGACTGAGGCGGTTGAAGGTTTGATTTCTAAAACCATCAGAGCCTGCCTTGAAAACAATATCTCTACGCTTGTTTTGGCGGGGGGAGTGGCTGCAAACAGTTATATCAGGCAGCGCGCTTTTGAAGAATGTAAGAAACACAACATAACATTGTGTGTGCCGCCGCTTGTTTATTGCACCGACAACGCCGCTATGGTCGGAGTTTTAGGATATTATAATCTGATGGCGGGAGAGGGCATTGCTGACGATGACCTCAGTGCGGTTTCAAATCTGCCTTTATAA
- the prfB gene encoding peptide chain release factor 2 produces MEEAKKEQEDPTLWSDAARTASNGKKIKSLERELGKIKRVDADLSDIDFLCDLFELEPTDEIGMDITKKADLLEEFVESAIIDALLNGKYDNNDAILSIHAGAGGTEAQDWADMLYRMYVKYSEKQGYKVTVLDYQAGDTAGIKSVVFSVQGEKAYGYLKAEKGVHRLVRHSPFDANNKRHTSFASLDVMPEIDEAVDIEINPEELQIETCRAGGAGGQNVNKTETAIRIVHIPTGIVVTCQNERSQLQNKETALKMLKSKLIAKKEEELQKSKDQIQGELKKIEWGSQIRSYVFDESRIKDHRTGLENTNVASVMDGNIHEFIMDYLKKS; encoded by the coding sequence CTGGAAGAAGCGAAAAAAGAACAGGAAGACCCTACACTTTGGAGTGATGCGGCAAGGACTGCCTCAAACGGAAAAAAGATAAAATCACTTGAGCGGGAGCTTGGTAAAATCAAACGGGTGGACGCTGATTTGTCGGACATTGATTTTTTGTGTGATTTGTTTGAGTTGGAGCCCACCGACGAGATAGGCATGGATATCACCAAAAAGGCGGACCTTCTTGAAGAGTTTGTAGAGAGTGCCATAATAGATGCTCTCTTAAACGGTAAATATGACAACAACGATGCAATTTTAAGCATACATGCCGGCGCCGGCGGCACTGAGGCTCAGGATTGGGCAGATATGCTTTATCGTATGTATGTAAAGTATTCTGAAAAGCAGGGCTATAAGGTGACGGTGCTTGACTATCAGGCGGGGGATACGGCCGGAATTAAGAGTGTTGTGTTTAGTGTTCAGGGTGAAAAGGCTTACGGCTATCTCAAAGCCGAAAAGGGCGTTCACCGGCTGGTGAGGCATTCTCCGTTTGATGCCAACAACAAGAGGCACACGAGCTTTGCGAGCCTTGATGTTATGCCCGAGATTGATGAGGCAGTTGATATTGAAATAAACCCTGAGGAGCTTCAGATTGAAACATGCAGGGCGGGCGGTGCCGGCGGACAGAACGTAAATAAGACTGAGACTGCAATAAGAATTGTACATATCCCCACGGGTATTGTAGTTACCTGTCAAAACGAGCGAAGTCAGCTCCAGAATAAAGAAACTGCACTTAAGATGCTCAAAAGCAAGCTGATAGCAAAAAAGGAAGAGGAACTTCAAAAAAGTAAAGACCAGATTCAGGGTGAGCTAAAAAAGATTGAATGGGGCAGCCAGATAAGGTCATATGTGTTTGACGAGAGCAGAATCAAGGATCACCGCACGGGTCTTGAAAATACCAATGTGGCGTCAGTGATGGACGGCAATATTCATGAGTTCATTATGGACTATCTTAAGAAAAGTTGA
- a CDS encoding bZIP transcription factor has product MKKILIGAFVVAIILPCMFLFVGCGPSGDGNQSELESRIEALEQANEDLEQAYEALQNENTGMLKFFVLELEEMVSVQVAVGTEVVIFIDNSFSCTYFTQTGAATSYNLKIEYWVPSGGTSEFIDYGTVSGNDYYTMGDGVYRITVLSITGADSMQLNILLSETYPS; this is encoded by the coding sequence ATGAAAAAAATTTTAATAGGAGCTTTTGTAGTAGCAATAATTTTACCATGTATGTTTTTGTTTGTAGGGTGTGGTCCGTCTGGTGACGGAAACCAATCTGAACTTGAAAGCCGAATTGAAGCCCTTGAACAGGCGAACGAGGATTTGGAGCAGGCATATGAAGCATTGCAGAACGAGAATACAGGAATGCTGAAGTTTTTTGTCTTGGAACTTGAAGAAATGGTTTCTGTTCAGGTTGCCGTAGGAACTGAAGTTGTAATCTTTATTGATAACAGTTTTTCTTGCACATATTTTACACAAACAGGGGCTGCAACATCGTATAATCTTAAAATTGAATATTGGGTTCCAAGTGGCGGAACTTCAGAATTCATTGATTATGGTACTGTTTCCGGAAACGACTATTACACCATGGGCGATGGAGTTTATAGAATTACTGTATTAAGCATAACGGGTGCGGATTCTATGCAGTTGAATATTCTTCTAAGCGAAACTTATCCAAGCTAA
- a CDS encoding SDR family NAD(P)-dependent oxidoreductase, giving the protein MEVVLITGAGTGIGAAAARLFAKSGYKVYGLARNAFDIEGVTSIVCDMGVREQIVKTVDWLIKKEGQVDILVNNAGMGIFGASEFSDSAQIERIMNVNFLGAVTLTNFVLPYMRSQGGGRIINTSSIGGFIPLPFQSFYSASKAALESWAKALSVEVKPFNIKITNLQCGDVKTDFTKNREKSKCDTKGIYSSREEVALKHIEHDEQNGMKPDIVAKAMLKVIRKKHPPLNLVVGFGFRSIKLLTRVCSERVVMGGVKIWYHIK; this is encoded by the coding sequence ATGGAAGTAGTTTTAATAACAGGGGCCGGCACCGGTATAGGTGCTGCTGCGGCGAGATTGTTTGCAAAGAGCGGATATAAGGTGTATGGGCTTGCGAGAAATGCTTTTGACATAGAAGGTGTAACTTCTATTGTGTGCGACATGGGTGTGCGTGAGCAAATTGTGAAAACGGTTGATTGGCTCATTAAAAAAGAGGGGCAGGTTGACATTTTGGTCAATAACGCGGGCATGGGAATTTTTGGAGCGAGTGAGTTTAGCGACAGTGCTCAGATTGAGCGTATAATGAATGTTAACTTTTTGGGGGCAGTGACGCTGACAAATTTTGTGTTGCCGTATATGCGCTCTCAGGGCGGCGGCAGGATTATCAACACAAGCTCAATCGGGGGATTTATACCTCTGCCGTTTCAGAGTTTTTATTCGGCGTCAAAGGCGGCACTTGAAAGTTGGGCAAAGGCGCTCAGCGTAGAAGTTAAGCCCTTCAACATCAAAATCACTAACCTTCAGTGCGGTGATGTAAAGACAGACTTTACTAAAAATCGTGAGAAATCTAAATGTGACACCAAAGGAATTTATAGCAGTCGTGAGGAAGTGGCACTCAAACACATCGAGCATGATGAGCAGAACGGGATGAAGCCTGACATTGTGGCGAAGGCCATGCTGAAGGTAATAAGAAAAAAACATCCTCCGCTTAATTTGGTTGTAGGTTTTGGATTTAGAAGCATTAAACTGCTCACCCGAGTATGCTCTGAAAGGGTTGTTATGGGTGGGGTGAAAATTTGGTATCACATAAAATGA
- a CDS encoding HD domain-containing protein: MDILQRLNEVKSKYIEVKVFAPLKESFEEALFSNRIKYIFKGLVKVGVLNELLPEFLPSIGLSQKNAHHIFTVDEHILQAVKKAQKCSQVDQKTKTLLLWTMLLHDIGKPAALKLAQKKGKYNFHNHAELGAKMIPHILKRFNFEKSEIRQITKLVYFHEIFIHMKTYNASKIWGTRLSAKNIDPVIKRVGTENFRLLLFVNYFDLMAQSSYLQENKLLLNKCAEDLYNYYIKTH, encoded by the coding sequence ATGGATATTTTGCAAAGGCTTAATGAGGTTAAATCAAAATATATCGAAGTCAAAGTTTTTGCGCCTCTTAAAGAGAGTTTTGAAGAGGCGCTTTTTAGCAACCGCATAAAGTATATCTTTAAAGGGCTTGTAAAAGTTGGCGTGTTAAACGAGCTTCTGCCTGAGTTTCTGCCGAGTATAGGGCTCAGCCAAAAAAACGCGCATCATATCTTTACAGTTGATGAGCATATTTTGCAGGCCGTAAAAAAAGCTCAGAAGTGCAGTCAGGTTGACCAAAAAACCAAAACCCTGCTGCTGTGGACAATGCTGCTTCATGATATCGGAAAACCTGCAGCACTTAAATTGGCACAAAAAAAAGGGAAATATAATTTCCACAATCATGCCGAACTTGGTGCCAAAATGATTCCGCACATACTCAAACGTTTCAATTTTGAAAAGTCAGAAATCCGGCAAATTACAAAACTTGTATACTTTCATGAAATATTCATACACATGAAAACCTACAACGCCAGCAAGATATGGGGCACACGGCTAAGTGCCAAAAATATAGACCCCGTAATCAAGCGCGTAGGCACCGAAAACTTTAGGCTACTTCTCTTTGTAAATTATTTTGACCTAATGGCCCAAAGCAGTTACCTTCAGGAAAATAAGCTTTTGCTTAACAAATGTGCTGAGGACTTGTATAATTATTATATAAAAACTCACTAA
- the secA gene encoding preprotein translocase subunit SecA, with translation MMGLFDSNKKQVKKLEKIADKVEALEEEYKGKSDMELMKTTKVLKDRLAAGETLNDILPCAFAAMREASARVLNMRHFHVQILGGIALHQGRIAEMRTGEGKTLVATLATYLNALSGLGVHVVTVNEYLAKTQAEWMGKVYKFLGLTVGVNLNSMNDEQKRAAYDCDILYSTNNELGFDYLRDNMVQEKSQKVQRGQAFAIVDEVDSILIDEARTPLIISGRGMKSSETYYTAQRFVRGLKNDDDFEIDEKEKKVRLSEQGIEKAERFFKIENLSDINNLELNHHINNALYANFIMKRDNNYIVKDGEIIIVDEFTGRLMPGRRYSEGLHQAIEAKENVKIKDENKTLATITFQNYFRLYKKLSGMTGTAKTEESEFNGIYRLDVVTIPTNKPMIRKDAPDVIYTTENGKMRAVVREIIKWNESGRPILVGTVSVERSEILSDMLKKEKVRHTVLNAKNHESEAEIVAQAGRLGAVTIATNMAGRGTDILLGGNPEHLAKAALRDKGHTDAEIDIISAYTTTLSEEMRALKEEYNKLYQKFKATTDEEKQKVVELGGLYIIGTERHESRRIDNQLRGRAGRQGDPGASVFFVSMEDELIRRFGGDRMKAISNFFRIDEDVPFQIKMLSRQIEAAQKRIEAYNYSIRKSVLEFDDVMNRQRELIYAERDKVLDGNNVHNEILEMFPEVVHKVVYGSLDENKPYFEWDLPEFNRSLEDRLFVKGSNIVDENFVEDLDVVEVYEKVQELVLKRYEGIIEEANGYGYDFSKLERYFLLRVVDVLWMDHIDTMDILKKEIGLQAYGRRDPIVEYKKEGFDLFDRMIEKIREDTSTFLLNVKVQAPPAMPTQKKVETTTNEKFTQAKSSKVVGRNEPCPCGSGRKYKNCCMNKG, from the coding sequence ATAATGGGACTGTTTGATTCAAACAAAAAACAGGTTAAGAAACTTGAAAAAATTGCGGACAAGGTTGAGGCTCTTGAAGAAGAATATAAAGGCAAGAGCGATATGGAGCTTATGAAAACTACTAAGGTGCTAAAGGACAGGCTTGCTGCGGGTGAAACACTTAATGATATTCTGCCTTGTGCTTTTGCGGCGATGCGTGAGGCCAGCGCCAGGGTTCTTAATATGCGGCACTTCCATGTGCAGATTTTGGGTGGTATTGCACTTCATCAGGGGCGTATCGCTGAAATGCGCACAGGTGAAGGTAAAACGCTGGTGGCTACGCTTGCCACATATCTCAACGCACTGAGCGGCCTTGGAGTGCATGTGGTTACTGTAAATGAATACCTCGCCAAAACTCAGGCCGAGTGGATGGGCAAGGTATATAAATTTTTGGGGCTGACGGTTGGTGTAAACCTTAACAGCATGAACGACGAACAGAAGCGGGCAGCTTATGACTGTGATATTTTGTATTCAACCAACAACGAGCTGGGGTTTGACTATCTTAGAGATAATATGGTGCAGGAAAAATCACAAAAGGTGCAACGCGGTCAGGCGTTTGCCATCGTCGACGAGGTAGACAGTATTTTGATAGACGAGGCCAGAACCCCACTTATTATAAGCGGCAGAGGCATGAAGTCGAGCGAAACATATTATACCGCTCAGCGGTTTGTCAGAGGACTAAAGAATGATGACGATTTTGAGATTGACGAAAAAGAAAAGAAAGTAAGACTTAGTGAGCAGGGCATTGAAAAAGCTGAAAGATTTTTTAAGATTGAAAACCTCAGTGACATAAACAATCTTGAGCTTAACCACCATATTAACAACGCGCTTTATGCCAACTTTATTATGAAGCGTGACAACAACTATATCGTTAAAGACGGTGAGATTATTATCGTTGATGAGTTTACCGGCCGTCTTATGCCCGGAAGGCGTTATAGCGAGGGACTCCATCAGGCCATTGAAGCCAAAGAAAATGTTAAGATAAAAGATGAAAACAAAACACTTGCAACAATAACATTTCAAAATTACTTCAGGCTGTATAAAAAGCTTAGCGGTATGACGGGTACTGCCAAAACCGAGGAGAGCGAGTTTAACGGAATTTATCGGTTGGACGTTGTGACAATTCCAACAAACAAGCCCATGATAAGAAAAGACGCTCCTGACGTAATTTATACCACCGAAAACGGAAAGATGCGGGCGGTGGTGAGAGAAATCATAAAGTGGAATGAATCGGGCAGACCTATTCTGGTGGGCACTGTAAGTGTTGAGCGAAGTGAAATTTTGAGTGATATGCTCAAAAAAGAAAAGGTGCGTCACACCGTGCTTAACGCCAAAAATCACGAGAGCGAAGCGGAGATTGTAGCTCAGGCCGGAAGGCTTGGTGCTGTCACAATTGCCACCAACATGGCGGGTCGTGGAACGGACATTCTGCTTGGAGGAAATCCCGAGCATTTGGCTAAGGCTGCTTTGAGAGACAAAGGGCATACCGACGCTGAGATAGATATAATAAGCGCCTATACAACCACATTGAGTGAAGAAATGAGAGCACTTAAGGAAGAATATAACAAGCTGTATCAGAAGTTTAAGGCAACTACCGATGAAGAAAAACAGAAGGTTGTGGAACTTGGAGGTCTGTATATTATCGGAACCGAACGGCACGAGAGCAGGCGTATTGACAACCAGTTGAGGGGCCGTGCCGGACGTCAGGGAGACCCCGGGGCTTCGGTATTCTTTGTTTCGATGGAAGATGAGCTCATACGCCGATTTGGCGGCGACAGGATGAAGGCAATATCTAACTTCTTTAGAATTGACGAGGATGTGCCTTTCCAGATAAAGATGCTTAGCCGTCAGATTGAGGCAGCTCAAAAGAGGATTGAGGCATATAACTATTCTATAAGAAAGAGTGTTCTTGAGTTTGACGACGTAATGAACCGACAGAGGGAACTTATATATGCCGAGCGTGACAAGGTTTTGGATGGCAATAATGTGCATAACGAAATTTTAGAAATGTTCCCCGAGGTTGTTCACAAAGTGGTTTATGGCAGTCTTGACGAAAACAAGCCCTATTTTGAATGGGACCTTCCGGAATTTAACAGGTCACTTGAAGACAGGCTGTTTGTTAAAGGTAGCAACATTGTGGATGAGAACTTTGTAGAGGACCTTGACGTAGTCGAAGTTTATGAAAAGGTTCAGGAGCTTGTTTTGAAGCGCTATGAGGGTATTATTGAAGAAGCAAACGGCTACGGCTATGATTTTTCAAAGCTTGAAAGATATTTTCTCCTAAGAGTTGTTGATGTGCTTTGGATGGACCACATCGACACTATGGATATTCTTAAAAAAGAAATCGGTTTGCAGGCCTATGGGCGCCGTGACCCTATTGTGGAGTATAAAAAAGAGGGCTTTGACCTGTTTGACCGCATGATTGAAAAAATCAGAGAGGACACCAGCACCTTCCTCTTGAACGTAAAGGTTCAGGCGCCTCCCGCTATGCCCACTCAAAAGAAGGTTGAAACTACCACCAACGAGAAATTTACTCAGGCAAAGTCGTCTAAGGTTGTGGGCAGGAATGAACCTTGTCCGTGCGGGTCGGGACGGAAGTATAAGAACTGTTGCATGAATAAGGGGTGA